A region of Vitis riparia cultivar Riparia Gloire de Montpellier isolate 1030 chromosome 1, EGFV_Vit.rip_1.0, whole genome shotgun sequence DNA encodes the following proteins:
- the LOC117923543 gene encoding uncharacterized protein LOC117923543, with the protein MPPQDPPMTPPTHRVQLTGCERLHQALCECHRRIAAGPARDAACRHLNRSLAECMVALACPAESEAVRSLCSSGGTALKRSQCQQAQLSLAVCLSSHQ; encoded by the coding sequence ATGCCTCCGCAGGACCCACCAATGACGCCACCGACCCACCGAGTCCAACTTACCGGCTGCGAGCGGCTCCATCAGGCGTTGTGCGAGTGCCACCGCCGGATCGCAGCGGGGCCGGCCAGGGACGCCGCCTGTCGCCACCTGAACCGGTCGCTGGCGGAGTGCATGGTGGCGCTGGCGTGCCCCGCGGAGTCGGAGGCAGTCCGGAGCCTGTGCTCCAGCGGCGGCACCGCTTTGAAACGGTCGCAGTGCCAGCAAGCGCAGCTCTCTCTCGCGGTGTGCCTCTCTTCTCATCAATGA
- the LOC117911326 gene encoding glutathionyl-hydroquinone reductase YqjG-like has product MDVQRMTLFLPKPQIALCPKEKCPTFRSPFKHIIRMALSSIDETSESGAFTRTPSAFRSVISRDPNAPFPAESGRYHLYISYACPWACRCLSYLKIKGLDNVIAFTAVKSKWERTKDGDEHMGWAFPASETEEPGAEPDPLYGARSIRQLYELASANYTGKYSVPVLWDKKLKTIVNNESSEIIRMLNSEFNDMAENAALDLYPPHLQPKIDEINEWIYDRINNGVYKCGFAKKQGPYNEAVGKLYEALDRCEEILSKQRYICGNLLSEADIRLFVTLIRFDEVYAVHFKCNKKLIREYQNLLNYSKDIFQIPGMSSTVNMDHIKRNYYGSHPSIDPLGIIPIGSHLDYSSPHDRAKFSI; this is encoded by the exons ATGGACGTTCAGAGGATGACTCTTTTTCTTCCCAAACCCCAAATAGCACTTTGTCCAAAGGAGAAGTGTCCTACTTTCAGATCCCCTTTCAAG CACATTATTCGAATGGCTCTATCTTCAATAGATGAGACTTCAGAATCTGGTGCCTTTACCAGAACTCCTTCAGCTTTCCGTAGTGTCATATCACGGGATCCAAATGCCCCTTTCCCAGCAGAGTCTGGAAGGTATCATCTTTATATATCATATGCATGTCCCTGGGCATGCAGGTGCCTTTCATACTTGAAGATCAAAGGACTTGACAACGTCATTGCTTTCACG GCAGTCAAATCCAAATGGGAAAGAACAAAGGACGGTGATGAGCATATGGGATGGGCTTTTCCTGCTTCAGAAACTGAAGAACCAGGAGCTGAGCCCGACCCCTTGTATGGAGCAAGAAGTATACGGCAACTTTATGAACTGGCCAGCGCAAACTACACTGGAAAATATTCTGTTCCA GTTCTATGGGATAAGAAACTCAAAACAATCGTAAATAACGAAAGTTCAGAGATAATCCGCATGCTTAATTCTGAATTCAATGATATGGCAGAGAATGCAGCTCTGGACCTTTATCCTCCTCACTTGCAGCCCAAGATTGATGAGATTAATGAATGGATATATGACAGGATAAACAATGGGGTTTATAAATGTGGTTTTGCTAAGAAGCAAGGGCCTTACAATGAG GCTGTAGGAAAACTATATGAAGCTTTAGATAGATGTGAGGAGATACTGAGCAAGCAACGATACATATGTGGGAACTTGCTGTCCGAGGCTGATATAAGGTTGTTTGTCACTCTCATAAGATTTGATGAG GTTTATGCGGTTCACTTCAAATGCAACAAGAAACTGATACGGGAATATCAGAATCTGTTGAATTACAGCAAAGACATTTTCCAAATCCCAGGCATGAGCAGCACAGTGAACATGGATCACATCAAGCGCAACTACTATGGAAGCCATCCTTCCATCGATCCACTTGGCATCATCCCCATCGGCTCTCATCTAGACTACTCCTCTCCCCATGATAGAGCTAAGTTTTCTATTTAG